In Gracilibacillus salitolerans, the sequence TGTTATATAATGCAACAAATGAATAGCATCAATCTTTTTATGGGGATTTCGTTGAATAGTTGCTAATAAGCTGCTCGGACCATTATGGGTAATCAATTTTTTATCTAATAAAATTTCTATTGCATCTTTCAGCATTTGCTTACACCACATTGGTGCTTTTTGTCGATAAAGATGAAAGATCGGATGAGAAAAATAAATGACATTTTCTAACTTGGTGACAGCTGGATGTCCTACTTCTTTTGAAGATGGAGCATGTTGATGGGAGCAGAATGTTTTACCTTCACGATTAAAATAAGGTTTGACCGTTTCCATTAATACATCTGCTTTTGTCGCCTCGATGAATGAACCAGTACTATACATAACATATTCTTCCTTATTTAACTGCTTGCCTATCTGCTCATTAGGTAAAACAAATTCTCGATCATAAGGGGAATCTCCAAGCCATTTCACACCTAATAGTGAAATTTCTTCTTTTTTTTGTTTTGTCAATGAACGATATGAGGCGATAATTTTACCACCATTTTTTTGATACTGTTTTAACTTTTCCTCTAGCTCTTCCCTATACTTGATATGATCTGGCAAAATAATTAACCGATAGTCATCAAAATTCATCTTACTATCGATAATATCAAATTGATAAGTTAATTCTTGAAGCATTCTTACGGTTCCTATCAAAGAAGGAGTAATACCTGGATTACCGGTTTCTTCAGGTGTAAGTACTGCGATTTCTGATAAGTTCACTGCTTCTTTACAATATGGTTCCATCTTCGCCACTTTTTCAAAAACAGATCCAATTAATTTGTAGGACCCAGTTGATAATTGCCCATTCGGCTGCAATTGATCTCCAATTGATATTCCTGCACCTGAAGCAAACATTTGGAAACATTCAAATTCTAATGCTGCTTGATTTTTCAAGGAATGGAAATCTCCCCAATATGTATGGAATTTACCTGTCATCCCAATAGTATCTTTCCCTAACATACGTGCATACCGGACAGTTGATGGAAAGTGATCATACCCCCATCCACCGCTTGGCAGAGACTCTATCTCTAAATGGGTATAGTCATTTAAACTAGCTTTTATTTTCGGACCAATATGTGAACTGTTATAAAATACACCTGCCTCAGGTATTCGTTGATGTATAAAAGTGGTAATCTCACGCCTAAATTCATGAAGCATGGTAGACGCGTACTTCATACGTTCTGCTTTTTGTTTAACATCGTAGCCTCTGGACTTCATTTGCTTGATACAACGGTCACAATGACAATCTACTTCAAATAAGATATCGAAAAAGAAGCCATCTATCTTTGTTTCACCAACAACTTGTATTATATCTGCCAGGTGTTCTTTAAAATATTGCCGATAGCCACTGTTCAAACAAATTGAATAATAAAAATGGGGTTCCGGTACTTCCTGAGTATTCATGAAATTTCCTTCACCATCCATGCACAGCCATTCTGGATGTGTTCTTGCAATATATCCATCCCATTGCACTGTTGTATAGATAGGCATTT encodes:
- a CDS encoding alpha-amylase family protein, with the protein product MSNLSYRQVHLDFHTSEFIPAVASQFDKQEFAKTLKDSYVNSITCFARCHHGWLYYPSERRPDLIHPQLQNKNLLLDQIEACHEQGIKMPIYTTVQWDGYIARTHPEWLCMDGEGNFMNTQEVPEPHFYYSICLNSGYRQYFKEHLADIIQVVGETKIDGFFFDILFEVDCHCDRCIKQMKSRGYDVKQKAERMKYASTMLHEFRREITTFIHQRIPEAGVFYNSSHIGPKIKASLNDYTHLEIESLPSGGWGYDHFPSTVRYARMLGKDTIGMTGKFHTYWGDFHSLKNQAALEFECFQMFASGAGISIGDQLQPNGQLSTGSYKLIGSVFEKVAKMEPYCKEAVNLSEIAVLTPEETGNPGITPSLIGTVRMLQELTYQFDIIDSKMNFDDYRLIILPDHIKYREELEEKLKQYQKNGGKIIASYRSLTKQKKEEISLLGVKWLGDSPYDREFVLPNEQIGKQLNKEEYVMYSTGSFIEATKADVLMETVKPYFNREGKTFCSHQHAPSSKEVGHPAVTKLENVIYFSHPIFHLYRQKAPMWCKQMLKDAIEILLDKKLITHNGPSSLLATIQRNPHKKIDAIHLLHYITEKKSVDLYTIEEPIPLYNITLNVWVDDKKVANITGISSGKEISFTQEGSYIQIHVDKLDGHELCVIEYRSEV